A stretch of the Neofelis nebulosa isolate mNeoNeb1 chromosome 1, mNeoNeb1.pri, whole genome shotgun sequence genome encodes the following:
- the LOC131487704 gene encoding LOW QUALITY PROTEIN: olfactory receptor 2M3-like (The sequence of the model RefSeq protein was modified relative to this genomic sequence to represent the inferred CDS: deleted 1 base in 1 codon), whose product MAWENRTFNSDFILEGIFNDSPTHIFLFSLVLGIFTVAFMGNTAMVLLICLDNQLHTPMYFLLSQLSLMDLMLICTTVPKMALNYLSGRKSISLAGCGAQIFLYVSLLGAECFLLASMAYDRYVAICHPLRYSILMNQKICGLMAGFSWILGSLDGIIETAVALSFSYCGAREIPHFFCDVPALLTLSCTNTLLFERMIFICCIIMLLFPVAVIIASYVHVIVAVIHMGYGEGPRKAFGTCSSHLMVVGMYYGAAMFIYMRPSSDRTPTQDKFVSVFYTILTPMLNPLIYSLRNKDVARAFMKVLGRGSLESKLPDNLYALFFPSTFFALCLNLCIQSIQLSN is encoded by the exons ATGGCATGGGAGAATCGGACCTTCAACTCAGACTTTATCCTGGAAGGAATCTTCAATGACAGCCCCACTCACATCTTCCTTTTCTCGCTGGTCTTGGGCATCTTCACAGTGGCCTTCATGGGAAACACTGCTATGGTTCTCCTCATCTGCCTGGACAACCAgctccacacccccatgtacttcctTCTCAGCCAACTCTCCCTCATGGACCTCATGCTCATCTGCACCACTGTACCCAAGATGGCCCTCAACTACTTGTCTGGCAGGAAGTCCATCTCTCTGGCTGGTTGTGGAGCCCAGATATTCTTATATGTGTCTCTGCTTGGAGCAGAATGTTTCCTGTTAGCTTCAATGGCTTATGACCGTTATGTTGCCATTTGCCACCCATTAAGATACTCAATTCTCATGAACCAGAAAATATGTGGTCTCATGGCAGGTTTTTCATGGATTCTTGGCTCACTTGATGGTATAATTGAAACTGCAGTTGCATTGTCTTTCTCATATTGTGGTGCCCGAGAAATACCCCACTTTTTCTGTGATGTCCCTgcccttctcactctctcatGCACTAACACATTGTTATTTGAAAGGATGATATTTATATGCTGTATTATTATGCTTCTTTTCCCTGTAGCAGTAATCATTGCTTCCTATGTTCATGTTATTGTGGCTGTCATTCACATGGGATATGGAGAGGGCCCACGTAAAGCTTTTGGCACCTGTTCCTCTCACCTCATGGTAGTAGGAATGTATTACGGAGCAGCCATGTTCATATACATGCGGCCCAGTTCAGATCGTACCCCCACCCAGGACAAATTCGTGTCTGTCTTCTACACTATCCTTACTCCCATGCTGAATCCTCTCATCTATAGCCTCCGCAACAAGGATGTGGCCAGAGCATTCATGAAGGTGTTAGGAAGGGGT AGTCTGGAGAGCAAATTGCCTGATAATCTTTACGCTTTGTTTTTTCCCAGTACCTTCTTTGCTTTATGCTTAAATCTATGTATTCAATCAATCCAATTAAGTAACTAA